A section of the Streptomyces sp. SLBN-118 genome encodes:
- a CDS encoding alpha/beta fold hydrolase codes for MPQLALDGAALTYDDEGLRDGDGVPLVFVHGWTANRHRWDHQMAHFAPKRRVIRLDLRGHGDSSGSGSRTIGELAEDVLALLDHLQVDRFVLVGHSMGGMIAQTIALGHPERIERLVLVDSISRMTYSRGRGLLMAASTLAPFKLFVAANIQRAFAPGYPRDEIREYIRASSATSREVVMTCYAAMRGFDVLDRVGEIRTPTLLVHGYHDIQLPVSQMLRMAKAYPNALVRIVDAGHELPVEKPAELTAALESFVTDRA; via the coding sequence ATGCCGCAGCTCGCTCTCGATGGTGCAGCACTGACGTATGACGACGAGGGCCTTCGTGACGGTGACGGCGTACCACTGGTGTTCGTCCACGGCTGGACGGCCAACCGGCACCGCTGGGACCACCAGATGGCACACTTCGCCCCGAAGCGGCGTGTCATACGGCTCGACCTGCGCGGGCACGGCGACAGCAGCGGGTCGGGATCGCGGACGATCGGGGAGCTGGCCGAGGACGTCCTCGCCCTCCTCGACCATCTGCAGGTCGACCGGTTCGTACTCGTCGGCCACTCCATGGGCGGGATGATCGCGCAGACCATCGCCCTCGGCCATCCGGAGCGGATCGAGCGCCTGGTACTGGTGGACTCGATCAGCCGGATGACTTACAGCCGGGGGAGGGGGCTGCTCATGGCGGCATCCACACTGGCGCCGTTCAAGTTGTTCGTCGCTGCCAACATCCAGCGCGCCTTTGCCCCCGGCTACCCGCGCGATGAGATCCGCGAGTACATCCGGGCCTCCTCGGCCACATCGCGGGAGGTTGTCATGACGTGCTACGCAGCCATGCGTGGCTTCGACGTCCTCGACCGGGTCGGTGAGATCCGCACGCCCACCCTGTTGGTGCACGGTTACCACGACATCCAGCTGCCCGTATCGCAGATGCTGCGGATGGCGAAGGCCTATCCGAACGCGCTGGTCCGGATCGTGGACGCCGGACACGAACTGCCGGTGGAGAAGCCGGCGGAACTGACCGCCGCGCTCGAATCGTTCGTGACCGACCGGGCATGA
- a CDS encoding transglycosylase domain-containing protein: MSSGPSESAAPADANWRDLLRTTKQARRLARQMRRDARRAMPWWRRMLPTWRMMLSGLLTVLLLCITAFTALYVSVQVPGPNAAALSQSNIYYYADGTELGRTGAVNRASVPLSEISVDVQHAVVAAEDRTFYSNQGVDVRGILRGAWRTVTGKGLQGGSTITQQYVRSYYLTSEQTLGRKVREAVIAIKVNETLSKDAIMAGYLNTSYFGRNAYGVQAAAQAYYGIRASQLNVRQSAYLAALLKAPSVYDVSTATATNRAAAVARWNYVLDGMVELGYLTSGERATMAFPTPKAPRPTPGVVGQAGYLIDIARRYLVDNKIIDDATLATGGWHITTTFVKKYQGAMVNAVKKELRRLPDTRKAKAIRVGAASVDPSTGKILAAYGGADYADQPFNDAIRHDLQAGSTFKPFDLAAALQHRATTQDGHTINPGTRYDGTSRRCVQGLPRGLRYCPPNEDDHDYGRITLRRAMMKSVNAVYAQVGADAGLAGVRRAAIAAGLPSDTPDMSANPALALGVAAPSPLDMAEAYATFDNHGRHIAAWSVQKLVRNNKVYQLPGHEDVQAFSRATADQVTSVLKSVVSPQGTGYLATRLGRPAAGKTGTTDSNLSAWFVGYTPQLTTSVAMFAEDPTTHQRISLGTAAGISRVNGGSYPTRIWTAYMAAALEDRPVQGFQLMAPPETDSSTTAPAHKPTPTAPTRAPSPTPLPGPSTPTVVPPTPTPTPGPGTPTVIPPTPTPSPGPSTPTAVPSTPSEDPGTPSAGPTEQSPPG; this comes from the coding sequence ATGAGCAGCGGGCCGAGCGAATCGGCTGCCCCAGCGGATGCCAACTGGCGCGACCTGCTGCGGACCACGAAACAGGCCCGCAGGCTGGCCCGGCAGATGCGCAGGGATGCACGCCGTGCGATGCCTTGGTGGCGCCGGATGCTCCCCACCTGGCGGATGATGCTCAGCGGACTGCTCACCGTTCTCCTTCTGTGCATCACCGCCTTCACCGCTCTCTACGTGAGCGTCCAGGTCCCCGGCCCCAACGCCGCCGCCCTGAGCCAGAGCAACATCTACTACTACGCCGACGGCACCGAACTGGGCCGTACCGGCGCGGTCAACCGGGCATCGGTGCCCCTCTCCGAGATCTCGGTCGACGTGCAGCATGCCGTCGTCGCCGCCGAAGACCGTACGTTCTACTCCAACCAAGGGGTGGACGTCCGCGGCATCCTGCGCGGAGCCTGGCGCACCGTCACCGGCAAAGGACTGCAGGGCGGCTCGACGATCACCCAGCAGTACGTGAGGAGCTACTACCTCACCAGCGAACAGACCCTCGGCCGCAAGGTCAGGGAGGCCGTCATCGCGATCAAGGTCAATGAGACGCTGAGCAAAGACGCCATCATGGCCGGGTATCTGAACACCAGCTACTTCGGCCGCAATGCCTATGGCGTCCAGGCCGCCGCACAGGCGTACTACGGCATCCGCGCTTCACAGTTGAACGTCCGGCAAAGCGCCTACCTCGCGGCCCTGCTCAAGGCTCCCAGCGTGTACGACGTCTCCACAGCGACCGCGACGAACAGGGCCGCGGCCGTCGCGCGCTGGAACTATGTCCTGGACGGCATGGTCGAGCTCGGCTACCTCACCAGCGGCGAGCGCGCCACGATGGCCTTCCCGACGCCGAAGGCACCCCGCCCCACCCCCGGGGTCGTCGGCCAGGCCGGGTACCTCATCGACATCGCCCGCCGCTACCTCGTCGACAACAAGATCATCGACGACGCGACGCTCGCCACAGGTGGCTGGCACATAACGACCACCTTCGTGAAGAAGTACCAGGGGGCCATGGTCAATGCGGTGAAGAAGGAACTGCGGCGGCTGCCGGACACCCGCAAGGCCAAGGCCATCCGCGTCGGCGCCGCCTCTGTGGACCCCTCCACCGGCAAGATCCTCGCTGCCTACGGCGGGGCGGACTACGCAGACCAGCCCTTCAACGACGCCATCCGTCACGACCTCCAGGCCGGTTCCACGTTCAAGCCGTTCGATCTCGCCGCCGCACTGCAGCACCGCGCCACCACTCAGGACGGGCACACCATTAACCCCGGCACCCGCTACGACGGCACCAGCCGCCGCTGCGTCCAGGGACTGCCCCGAGGACTGCGCTACTGCCCGCCCAACGAGGACGATCACGACTACGGCCGGATAACCCTGCGCAGGGCGATGATGAAGTCCGTGAACGCGGTGTACGCACAGGTGGGCGCCGACGCCGGTCTGGCCGGTGTCCGAAGGGCCGCCATCGCCGCGGGCCTCCCCTCCGACACACCCGACATGAGCGCCAACCCGGCCCTGGCTCTCGGCGTGGCGGCACCCAGCCCACTCGACATGGCCGAGGCGTACGCGACCTTCGACAACCACGGCAGGCACATCGCCGCGTGGTCGGTCCAGAAGCTCGTCCGGAACAACAAGGTGTACCAACTCCCCGGCCACGAGGACGTCCAGGCATTCTCCAGGGCAACCGCCGACCAGGTCACTTCGGTCCTGAAGAGCGTCGTCAGTCCGCAGGGCACCGGCTACCTTGCCACCCGCCTTGGCCGGCCCGCCGCCGGCAAAACCGGCACCACGGACAGCAACCTCTCCGCATGGTTCGTCGGCTACACCCCGCAGTTGACCACCTCGGTGGCCATGTTCGCCGAGGATCCCACGACCCATCAGCGGATCTCTCTCGGCACCGCGGCGGGTATCAGCCGCGTCAATGGCGGGTCATACCCGACCCGGATCTGGACCGCCTACATGGCCGCGGCTCTGGAGGACCGGCCGGTGCAGGGTTTCCAGCTGATGGCGCCGCCCGAGACGGACAGTTCCACCACGGCACCTGCCCACAAGCCCACGCCGACCGCGCCGACACGGGCGCCTTCGCCTACGCCGCTGCCGGGCCCGAGCACGCCAACGGTGGTTCCGCCGACGCCGACGCCTACGCCGGGCCCGGGCACACCGACGGTGATTCCCCCTACGCCCACGCCCTCGCCGGGCCCGAGCACACCGACGGCCGTACCGTCGACGCCGTCGGAGGATCCGGGTACCCCCTCGGCGGGGCCCACGGAGCAATCTCCACCGGGGTAA